One genomic region from Mytilus trossulus isolate FHL-02 chromosome 9, PNRI_Mtr1.1.1.hap1, whole genome shotgun sequence encodes:
- the LOC134685256 gene encoding uncharacterized protein LOC134685256 produces the protein MFSYNILFPKNKTLRDDFIRQQTKMDEYADQAVYGINTVVSELRKQYRSINRDTIKKISLTKDRDVSEKFDFVMLKRGQLIKLLQEKNIKGIDIESCDMKICQKYQAFDLKYSNRWNMVSNTVLVADTTIVAAGARYLINHLQSNSSPVQPRYLAIGAAVFCAIDFVISGVFGAVEKIELEDNTAKLKKINPDIRVKCNTIRDYMILEAAKIKIKKDDDLASALDNKGT, from the coding sequence ATGTTTTCCTACAACATTCTGTTCCCAAAGAACAAAACACTCCGTGATGACTTCATCAGACAGCAGACAAAAATGGACGAGTATGCTGACCAAGCAGTATATGGAATAAATACCGTAGTATCAGAATTACGAAAACAATACCGTTCAATAAACAGAGACACTATTAAAAAGATCAGCCTGACAAAAGATAGAGATGTGTCagaaaaatttgattttgtaatgCTGAAGCGAGGACAATTAATAAAGTTActgcaagaaaaaaacataaaaggaATTGATATTGAATCATGtgatatgaaaatatgtcaGAAATATCAggcatttgatttaaaatactCAAATCGTTGGAACATGGTAAGCAACACCGTCTTGGTTGCAGATACAACCATAGTTGCAGCTGGTGCTCGTTATCTTATAAACCATTTGCAATCCAATTCATCACCTGTTCAGCCACGTTACCTTGCGATAGGCGCCGCCGTATTTTGTGCTATCGATTTTGTCATATCAGGCGTATTTGGAGCAGTAGAAAAGATAGAACTTGAAGATAACAcagcaaaattgaaaaagattaATCCTGATATTAGAGTAAAATGTAATACTATACGTGATTATATGATATTGGAGgctgcaaaaataaaaattaaaaaagacgaTGATCTCGCAAGCGCATTAGATAATAAAGGGACATAA